One genomic window of Sphingopyxis sp. OPL5 includes the following:
- a CDS encoding DUF2855 family protein — protein MNETGWAIDIDRDDIARAALVADPTAPLAPGQVRVRVDSYAMTANNITYAVFGKPAGLFGNDQGYWDFFAERDTPGRLPVWGFATVTESAADGIAVGETFYGYYPMASHAVLNVGNAGPGGFTDVTPRRTTLPPIYNQYQRIGALPDYRAADHDYWPVFRPLFLTGWLIADQFEDEGDYGVQQILIASASSKTAIGLGFSLAQRGGHRPETIGLTSAANVDALAAQGIYDRVISYDQIMTLNAATPAALVDMAGNGAVTRVVHSHFGGQLQASIIVGKSHWDAQADVEGLPGPERQGFFAPGRSQKRIADWGGPAFGRKIAEAWLAFMDVAPRLATIDKRHGGEAALAAYREMLSGDADPKAGILVLPA, from the coding sequence ATGAATGAAACCGGATGGGCGATCGACATCGATCGCGACGATATTGCGCGTGCCGCGCTTGTGGCCGATCCGACCGCACCGCTGGCGCCGGGACAGGTCCGCGTGCGCGTCGACAGCTATGCGATGACCGCGAACAACATCACCTATGCGGTGTTCGGCAAGCCCGCCGGGCTGTTCGGCAACGACCAGGGCTATTGGGATTTCTTTGCCGAGCGAGACACGCCGGGCCGCCTGCCGGTGTGGGGATTCGCGACCGTCACCGAGAGCGCCGCCGACGGCATCGCGGTCGGCGAGACTTTCTATGGCTATTATCCGATGGCGAGCCATGCCGTGCTCAATGTCGGCAACGCCGGTCCCGGCGGCTTCACCGACGTGACGCCGCGCCGCACCACCCTGCCCCCGATCTATAACCAGTATCAGCGGATCGGCGCGCTGCCAGACTATCGCGCCGCGGACCATGATTATTGGCCGGTGTTCCGCCCGCTGTTCCTGACCGGCTGGTTGATCGCCGACCAGTTCGAGGATGAGGGCGACTATGGCGTGCAGCAGATCCTGATCGCGAGCGCGTCGAGCAAGACCGCGATCGGCCTCGGCTTTTCGCTCGCGCAGCGCGGCGGGCATCGCCCCGAAACGATCGGGCTGACCAGCGCCGCCAATGTCGACGCTCTCGCCGCGCAAGGCATCTACGACCGCGTGATCAGCTATGACCAGATCATGACGCTCAACGCCGCGACGCCCGCCGCGCTCGTCGACATGGCGGGCAATGGCGCGGTGACGCGCGTCGTGCACAGCCATTTCGGCGGCCAGTTGCAGGCGTCGATCATCGTCGGCAAGTCGCACTGGGACGCGCAGGCCGATGTCGAGGGGCTGCCCGGCCCCGAACGCCAGGGATTCTTCGCCCCCGGCCGCAGCCAGAAACGCATCGCCGACTGGGGCGGTCCGGCGTTCGGGCGGAAGATCGCCGAAGCCTGGCTGGCGTTCATGGACGTCGCACCGCGACTCGCGACGATCGACAAGCGCCACGGCGGCGAAGCGGCGCTTGCCGCCTATCGCGAAATGCTGTCGGGCGACGCCGACCCGAAGGCGGGCATCCTGGTCTTGCCCGCCTGA
- a CDS encoding DUF488 domain-containing protein: MTAPLTIAVKRIYEPVGPGDGLRFLVDRLWPRGVSKEKAALAAWLKPLSPSDDLRERFHHATADSDEAWDAFRHGYFAELDGDDEAVKAALFTLDAAAKAGPVTLLYAAKSEERNNAVALREWLLAR; this comes from the coding sequence ATGACAGCGCCCCTGACAATCGCGGTGAAACGCATTTACGAACCGGTCGGGCCGGGCGACGGCCTCCGCTTCCTCGTCGATCGGCTGTGGCCGCGCGGGGTGTCGAAGGAGAAGGCCGCGCTCGCCGCCTGGCTGAAGCCGCTGTCGCCCAGCGACGATCTGCGCGAACGCTTTCATCATGCGACCGCCGATTCGGATGAGGCGTGGGATGCGTTCCGCCATGGCTATTTTGCCGAGCTCGACGGCGACGACGAGGCGGTGAAAGCGGCGCTGTTCACCCTCGATGCCGCCGCGAAGGCGGGTCCCGTGACATTGCTCTATGCCGCGAAGAGCGAGGAGCGGAACAATGCGGTCGCGCTGCGCGAGTGGCTGCTCGCGCGTTAG
- a CDS encoding VIT family protein, translating to MHEETHAVTRIGWLRAAILGANDGIVSTASLIAGVAAAGASASSILVTGTAGLVAGAMSMAAGEYVSVSSQGDAEKADVELEKRHLAADPEFELEELTQIYEQRGLDRALAQQVAAQLTAHDALDTHLRDELGMSREMAARPIQAAAASAASFTVGAALPLATVFFDRGASLPWTVSAASLLFLALLGALGARAGNAPMLRPVVRVTFWGAMAMAATIAIGSLFGAVAA from the coding sequence ATGCACGAGGAAACCCACGCGGTCACGCGGATCGGCTGGCTGCGCGCCGCGATCCTCGGTGCCAATGACGGGATAGTGTCGACCGCCAGCCTGATCGCCGGGGTCGCGGCGGCGGGCGCCTCGGCCTCGTCGATCCTCGTCACCGGCACCGCGGGGCTCGTCGCGGGCGCGATGTCGATGGCGGCGGGCGAATATGTGTCGGTGAGTTCGCAGGGCGATGCCGAGAAAGCCGACGTCGAGCTCGAAAAGCGCCACCTTGCCGCCGATCCCGAGTTCGAGCTGGAGGAGTTGACGCAAATCTACGAGCAGCGCGGTCTCGACCGCGCGCTCGCGCAACAGGTCGCGGCGCAACTGACCGCGCACGACGCGCTCGACACGCATCTGCGCGACGAACTCGGCATGTCGCGCGAGATGGCGGCGCGGCCGATCCAGGCGGCGGCCGCCTCCGCCGCGAGCTTTACCGTCGGCGCCGCGCTGCCGCTGGCGACCGTATTTTTCGACCGCGGCGCATCGCTTCCGTGGACTGTCTCGGCGGCGTCACTGCTCTTCCTCGCGCTGCTCGGCGCATTGGGCGCCCGGGCGGGCAATGCGCCGATGCTGCGCCCGGTGGTCCGCGTCACCTTCTGGGGCGCGATGGCGATGGCGGCGACGATCGCGATCGGGTCGCTGTTCGGCGCGGTGGCGGCCTAA
- a CDS encoding SMP-30/gluconolactonase/LRE family protein, which yields MAEFELIASGLRFPEAPVVMDDGSVIVVEIERGCITRCWPGDRKEVIATPGGGPNGLAIGPDGKLYCCNNGGFNYVESNGYLAPHGIASDYSGGRIERIDIDTGAVEILYKSGDNGVVLRGPNDIMFDAHGGFWFTDHGKIDYSKRSHDIVGIFYAKADGSFIEEVIFPSNNPNGVGLSPDGSILYAAETYTCRLMKFNIVAPGKVAADAGPGGPGIPLYRPAGYKFFDSLAMEASGNICVATIGECGISVVSPAGELVEFVATDDIFTTNIAFGGPDRQDAYLTLSGSGRLVKTRWARPGLQLQY from the coding sequence ATGGCCGAGTTTGAATTGATCGCGAGCGGATTGCGCTTTCCCGAGGCGCCGGTCGTGATGGACGACGGCAGCGTCATCGTCGTCGAGATCGAGCGCGGATGCATCACGCGCTGCTGGCCCGGCGACAGGAAGGAAGTGATCGCAACCCCCGGCGGCGGTCCCAACGGCCTCGCGATCGGTCCCGATGGCAAGCTATATTGCTGCAACAACGGCGGCTTCAACTATGTCGAATCGAACGGCTATCTGGCGCCGCACGGCATCGCGAGCGACTATTCGGGCGGCCGGATCGAACGCATCGACATCGACACCGGCGCGGTCGAGATATTGTACAAATCGGGCGACAACGGGGTCGTGCTGCGCGGCCCCAACGACATCATGTTCGATGCGCATGGCGGCTTCTGGTTCACCGACCATGGCAAGATCGATTACAGCAAGCGGAGCCACGACATCGTCGGCATCTTTTACGCCAAGGCCGACGGCAGCTTTATCGAAGAGGTCATCTTCCCGTCGAACAACCCCAATGGCGTCGGCCTGTCGCCCGACGGCAGCATACTCTATGCTGCCGAAACCTACACCTGCCGCCTGATGAAGTTCAACATCGTCGCGCCGGGCAAGGTCGCCGCCGACGCGGGGCCGGGCGGCCCCGGCATCCCGCTCTATCGCCCCGCCGGCTATAAATTCTTCGACAGCCTCGCGATGGAGGCGTCGGGCAACATCTGCGTAGCGACGATCGGCGAATGCGGGATTTCGGTGGTGTCGCCGGCGGGCGAGCTGGTCGAATTCGTCGCGACCGACGACATTTTCACCACCAATATTGCGTTCGGCGGACCCGACCGGCAGGATGCCTATCTGACGCTGTCGGGCAGCGGACGGCTGGTGAAGACCCGCTGGGCGCGGCCGGGGCTGCAGCTGCAATATTAG
- a CDS encoding TIGR02466 family protein: MPVRSLFASIFYEADIGSADLLEELEGSSRLFAEEDGAGRRWSRDHGYRGYTSYASLGDLPERDPAFHDLKKLLDKEVKAFAKAAHFDLAKPLKLDSLWVNILKPGGTHSGHIHPHSIVSGTFYVAVPPGSGALKLEDPRLAMLMAAPGRTDDAPEHLLPFVYAEPAAGRVFLWESWLRHEVMPHTGKGERISISFNYR; encoded by the coding sequence ATGCCCGTTCGTTCGCTCTTCGCCAGTATTTTCTACGAAGCCGACATCGGTTCGGCGGACCTGCTCGAAGAGCTGGAGGGAAGCAGCCGGCTGTTCGCCGAAGAGGACGGCGCGGGGCGGCGCTGGAGCCGCGACCATGGCTATAGGGGCTACACCAGCTACGCGAGCCTCGGCGACCTGCCCGAGCGCGATCCGGCTTTTCATGACCTGAAAAAACTGCTCGACAAGGAGGTCAAAGCCTTCGCCAAAGCGGCGCATTTCGACCTCGCCAAGCCGCTCAAACTCGACAGCCTGTGGGTCAATATCCTGAAACCCGGCGGCACCCACAGCGGCCATATCCACCCGCACAGCATCGTGTCGGGGACCTTTTACGTCGCGGTCCCGCCGGGATCGGGCGCGCTCAAGCTCGAGGATCCGCGTCTCGCGATGCTGATGGCCGCCCCCGGCCGCACCGACGATGCGCCCGAGCATCTGTTGCCCTTCGTCTACGCCGAACCGGCGGCGGGGCGCGTCTTCCTGTGGGAAAGCTGGCTGCGCCACGAGGTCATGCCGCACACGGGCAAGGGCGAACGCATCAGCATCAGCTTTAACTATCGCTGA
- a CDS encoding NAD-dependent succinate-semialdehyde dehydrogenase, translated as MTDTATYDADLQLFIAGAWRSGEGREARPVYNPATAGTIAELPVATAADLDEALAAADRGWPSWRAKTPDERAALMHKAAGIIRERVDHIATLLTLEQGKPIAEARGEVLSAAGLLAYFAEQGKRIEGRVLQRPAGQRAMVTRHPIGPVAGFSPWNFPVNLMVKKIAPALAAGCVVIAKAPEETPGCTSAIMRCLIDAGIPGDAVQLVYGDPDMISRHLLASPVIRKVSFTGSTAVGKHLMKLAADNVQRITMELGGHAPVLIFDDCDLEATLDKVVWQKFRNAGQVCISPTRFYVQQGIYDAFVKGFAERTAKVKIGSGLDADTQMGPLANARRVPALEALVADARAKGARVIAGGEATGNGYFFQPTAIADVPVEADAMNIEPFGPMALIRPFGTEEEALEQANRLPFGLAAFAFTENGRRINRIVDSIESGMVGVNSFVISTLDMPFGGIKQSGFGSESGPEGLDGYLVTKAVHIY; from the coding sequence ATGACCGACACCGCCACCTACGACGCCGACCTTCAGCTTTTCATTGCCGGTGCCTGGCGAAGCGGCGAGGGGCGCGAAGCGCGGCCGGTCTATAACCCCGCGACCGCGGGCACGATCGCCGAGCTGCCGGTGGCGACCGCCGCCGACCTCGACGAAGCGCTCGCCGCCGCCGACCGCGGCTGGCCGAGCTGGCGCGCCAAGACCCCCGACGAGCGCGCCGCGCTGATGCACAAGGCGGCCGGGATCATCCGCGAACGCGTCGACCATATCGCCACACTGCTGACGCTCGAACAGGGCAAGCCGATCGCCGAGGCGCGGGGCGAAGTGCTGTCGGCGGCGGGGCTGCTCGCCTATTTCGCCGAACAGGGCAAGCGCATCGAAGGCCGCGTGCTGCAGCGTCCGGCCGGACAGCGCGCGATGGTTACCAGGCATCCGATCGGCCCCGTCGCGGGTTTCAGCCCGTGGAATTTCCCGGTCAATCTGATGGTCAAGAAGATCGCCCCCGCGCTCGCCGCGGGTTGCGTCGTGATCGCCAAGGCGCCCGAGGAAACCCCGGGCTGCACCAGCGCGATCATGCGCTGCCTGATCGATGCCGGCATCCCCGGCGATGCCGTCCAGCTCGTTTATGGCGATCCCGACATGATCAGCCGGCACCTGCTGGCCAGCCCCGTGATCCGCAAGGTCAGCTTCACCGGTTCGACCGCGGTCGGAAAACATCTGATGAAGCTTGCCGCGGACAATGTTCAGCGTATCACCATGGAACTCGGCGGCCACGCGCCGGTGCTGATCTTCGACGATTGCGATCTCGAGGCGACGCTCGACAAGGTCGTGTGGCAGAAATTCCGCAACGCCGGACAGGTGTGCATTTCGCCGACGCGCTTCTATGTCCAGCAGGGCATTTACGACGCCTTCGTCAAGGGTTTCGCCGAGCGCACCGCGAAGGTGAAGATCGGCAGCGGTCTCGACGCCGATACGCAAATGGGCCCGCTCGCCAACGCGCGCCGCGTGCCCGCGCTGGAGGCTTTGGTCGCCGACGCCAGGGCGAAGGGCGCGCGCGTCATCGCCGGCGGCGAGGCGACCGGCAACGGCTATTTCTTCCAGCCGACCGCGATCGCCGACGTCCCGGTCGAGGCCGATGCAATGAACATCGAACCTTTTGGCCCGATGGCATTGATCCGCCCGTTCGGAACCGAGGAAGAGGCGCTGGAGCAGGCGAACCGGCTGCCCTTCGGCCTTGCCGCCTTCGCCTTCACTGAAAATGGCCGCCGCATCAACCGCATCGTCGACAGCATCGAAAGCGGCATGGTCGGGGTGAACAGCTTCGTCATCTCGACCCTCGACATGCCGTTCGGCGGCATCAAGCAATCGGGCTTCGGCAGCGAGAGCGGCCCCGAAGGGCTTGATGGCTATCTGGTCACCAAGGCGGTGCATATTTATTGA
- a CDS encoding SDR family oxidoreductase — translation MTQKLALVTGGIHRVGAAISARLAREGYALALHKRTAAEADPVLAEALTETGAVSHRFAADLSDPAAVDALVPAVIEKFGRAPDLLVNNAAHFAEGEWTDLSAAALAAMMQVNLSAPVMLAKALVAASEGRRPAIVNIVDQRVVHPVPDQIAYSLSKSALWQATATLAVAFGGRARVNAVAPGLTMATGDYSAPQVERLGKRMPLGALPTPGQIADAVMYLARAEAVTGQTIFVDGGAHLAPMARDFVALERD, via the coding sequence ATGACGCAAAAGCTGGCGCTGGTGACGGGTGGCATCCACCGCGTCGGCGCCGCGATTTCGGCGCGGCTGGCGCGTGAAGGCTATGCGCTGGCGCTGCACAAGCGCACCGCTGCGGAGGCCGACCCGGTGCTGGCCGAGGCGCTGACCGAGACGGGAGCGGTGAGCCACCGCTTCGCCGCCGACCTGTCCGATCCGGCTGCGGTCGATGCGCTGGTGCCGGCGGTGATCGAGAAATTCGGCCGCGCGCCCGACCTGCTGGTCAACAATGCGGCGCATTTCGCCGAGGGCGAATGGACCGACCTGTCGGCGGCGGCGCTCGCCGCGATGATGCAGGTCAATCTGTCCGCGCCGGTGATGCTCGCCAAGGCGCTCGTCGCCGCGAGCGAAGGGCGGCGCCCCGCGATCGTCAACATCGTCGACCAGCGCGTCGTCCACCCGGTGCCCGACCAGATCGCGTACAGCCTGTCGAAATCGGCCTTGTGGCAGGCGACGGCGACGCTGGCGGTCGCGTTCGGCGGCCGCGCACGCGTCAACGCGGTGGCGCCGGGACTGACGATGGCGACCGGCGATTATTCGGCGCCGCAGGTCGAGCGGCTCGGCAAACGCATGCCGCTCGGCGCGCTGCCGACGCCGGGGCAGATTGCCGATGCGGTGATGTATCTTGCGCGCGCCGAGGCGGTGACGGGGCAGACGATCTTCGTCGACGGCGGCGCGCATCTGGCGCCGATGGCGCGCGATTTTGTCGCACTGGAGCGGGATTGA
- a CDS encoding dihydroneopterin aldolase: MTDTLWLEVDGLTVQVLTGIYSEETHLPQPLRISVRAKLAMADHYDPTTPLSRSKNYMHLKFAATEGLPKDVHFVLIESVADHIIDTLFLQDDKVEAVEVKIVKLAIAEEGEQIGITMRRTRPGLGK; this comes from the coding sequence GTGACCGATACATTGTGGCTGGAGGTGGACGGGCTGACCGTCCAGGTGCTGACCGGCATTTATTCCGAAGAAACCCATTTGCCGCAGCCGCTGCGTATTTCGGTGCGCGCCAAGCTGGCGATGGCCGATCATTATGATCCGACGACGCCGCTCAGCCGGTCGAAGAACTATATGCACCTGAAATTCGCGGCGACCGAGGGGCTGCCCAAGGATGTGCATTTCGTGCTGATCGAAAGCGTCGCCGACCATATCATCGACACCCTGTTCCTGCAGGACGACAAGGTCGAGGCGGTCGAGGTCAAGATCGTCAAGCTGGCGATCGCCGAGGAAGGCGAACAGATCGGCATCACGATGCGGCGAACCCGGCCGGGTTTGGGCAAATGA
- a CDS encoding GNAT family N-acetyltransferase, producing MVELLPLSDIAPSAVEDILDAAFGADRFGRTAYRIRQGMDAVPALSFAAVEDGALVGTIQCWPVAHVDAVGAATPLVMVGPVAVRPDLQRTGHGRTLMAHMLEAAETEADSGLMMIGDPEYYGRFFGFTADATGAWDLPGPYEKRRLLARAVNGHGLPTGAGMIGPR from the coding sequence TTGGTCGAGTTACTTCCATTGTCGGATATTGCACCGTCGGCGGTCGAGGATATCCTCGACGCCGCATTCGGGGCGGACCGCTTTGGACGAACCGCCTATCGCATCCGTCAGGGCATGGATGCGGTGCCGGCTTTGAGCTTCGCGGCGGTCGAGGATGGCGCGCTGGTCGGCACGATCCAGTGCTGGCCCGTCGCGCATGTCGACGCCGTTGGCGCCGCGACCCCGCTCGTCATGGTCGGCCCCGTCGCGGTGCGCCCCGACCTCCAGCGCACCGGTCATGGCCGTACGCTGATGGCCCATATGCTGGAGGCGGCGGAGACCGAAGCCGACAGCGGACTGATGATGATCGGCGACCCCGAATATTACGGCCGCTTCTTCGGCTTCACCGCCGATGCGACCGGGGCGTGGGATTTGCCAGGCCCCTATGAAAAGCGTCGCCTGCTCGCGCGCGCGGTGAACGGGCACGGCCTGCCGACCGGCGCAGGGATGATCGGCCCGCGCTAG
- a CDS encoding DUF1285 domain-containing protein produces MVTPAPSLPKDFAQLSLTEAAELLAARKLPPVEQWHPERSGDSAMEIRTDGSWYHEGGRINRPAMIRLFSTILRREPDGSHVLVTPAEKLVIAVEDMPFRAVEMKSEGAGKDRKLVFRLDTDDLVMAGPDHPLSFGTDPDNPDPRLHVRGALGNGLEARVDRALYYEIADLALVEGDDPPAIWSNGARFALVAA; encoded by the coding sequence ATGGTAACCCCCGCGCCATCGCTCCCCAAGGATTTCGCGCAGCTGTCGCTGACCGAGGCGGCCGAACTGCTCGCGGCGCGCAAATTGCCGCCGGTCGAGCAATGGCACCCCGAGCGCAGCGGCGACAGCGCGATGGAAATCCGCACCGACGGCAGCTGGTATCATGAGGGCGGACGCATCAACCGCCCCGCGATGATCAGGCTTTTCTCGACGATCCTGCGCCGCGAACCCGACGGCAGCCACGTCCTCGTCACGCCCGCCGAAAAGCTCGTCATCGCGGTCGAGGACATGCCCTTCCGCGCGGTCGAGATGAAGAGCGAAGGCGCTGGCAAGGACCGCAAGCTGGTCTTCCGCCTCGACACCGACGACCTGGTGATGGCGGGTCCCGACCATCCCTTGAGCTTCGGCACCGACCCCGACAATCCCGACCCGCGCCTCCACGTTCGCGGCGCCCTCGGCAATGGCCTCGAAGCACGCGTCGATCGCGCGCTTTATTATGAGATCGCCGACCTCGCGCTCGTCGAGGGCGACGATCCACCCGCGATCTGGTCGAATGGCGCGCGCTTCGCGCTGGTGGCCGCCTGA
- a CDS encoding CoA pyrophosphatase — protein sequence MLSDKLRAALDNLLPGEDEDETYLGTPTLRDAAVLIAFTDRPEPGIILTQRPQWLRSHAGQVAFPGGKIDPGDVDAVDAALREAEEEIGLNRRDVTIAGTCDAYRSGSGYHITPVLGVIPPDLPLDPNPDEVEDWFEVPIDILFDPENYALHHAHWQGHDRHYYDMMWQGRRIWGVTAGIIINLARRMPADWHR from the coding sequence ATGCTCTCCGACAAGCTGCGCGCCGCGCTCGACAATCTGCTCCCCGGCGAGGATGAGGACGAAACCTATCTCGGTACGCCGACGCTGCGCGATGCCGCGGTGCTCATTGCCTTCACCGACCGCCCCGAACCCGGCATCATCCTGACCCAGCGCCCGCAATGGCTGCGCAGCCACGCGGGGCAGGTCGCCTTTCCGGGCGGCAAGATCGATCCCGGCGACGTCGACGCGGTCGACGCTGCGCTGCGCGAAGCAGAGGAGGAAATCGGACTCAACCGACGCGACGTGACGATCGCTGGCACCTGCGACGCCTATCGGTCGGGCAGCGGTTATCATATCACCCCGGTGCTCGGCGTAATCCCGCCCGACCTGCCGCTCGATCCCAATCCCGACGAGGTCGAGGACTGGTTCGAGGTGCCGATCGATATCCTGTTCGACCCCGAAAATTACGCGCTCCACCATGCGCATTGGCAGGGCCATGATCGGCATTATTATGACATGATGTGGCAGGGACGGCGGATCTGGGGCGTGACGGCGGGCATCATCATCAACCTCGCGCGGCGGATGCCGGCGGACTGGCACCGATGA
- a CDS encoding CCA tRNA nucleotidyltransferase, giving the protein MTVLPDAEWRHGEGLRRIVTALVARGGAVKLVGGAVRDTLLGLPVADIDLATPLMPDQVMQRLEKAGIKVVPTGIAHGTVTAIASHERHEITTLRRDVATDGRRATVAFADDWRDDAARRDFTINALYADPLTGAVDDYFGGLADLDAGRIRFIGDAATRIAEDHLRILRFYRFAARFGQGELDPDSHAAVIAARQSLKSLSRERVADELTKILGLPDPRAIVGQMAADGMFGVILPELAPDFAATLDRLLANEATAGAAPSAFRRLSALLPPDAPTAEDVASRLRLSSRQRKHLSALAAHRAAALPPPRQLAHKIGIEAATDAYLLAAGSDEAADAAQSLAGWTVPTLPLKGGEIVARGVTVGPEVAALLKAVEAAWVAEDFPDAARVAALLDQKIGRVSD; this is encoded by the coding sequence ATGACCGTGCTGCCCGACGCCGAATGGCGCCATGGCGAGGGGCTGCGGCGCATCGTGACCGCGCTGGTCGCGCGCGGCGGCGCGGTGAAGCTCGTCGGCGGCGCGGTGCGCGACACGCTGCTCGGCCTGCCCGTCGCCGACATCGACCTTGCGACCCCGCTGATGCCCGACCAGGTCATGCAGCGGCTCGAAAAGGCGGGGATCAAGGTCGTGCCCACTGGCATTGCGCACGGCACCGTCACCGCGATCGCCAGCCACGAACGGCACGAGATCACGACGCTGCGCCGCGACGTCGCGACCGACGGCCGCCGCGCGACGGTCGCCTTCGCCGACGACTGGCGGGACGATGCGGCGCGGCGCGATTTCACGATCAATGCGCTCTATGCCGACCCGCTGACCGGTGCGGTCGACGATTATTTCGGCGGTCTGGCCGACCTCGACGCGGGACGCATCCGCTTCATCGGCGACGCCGCCACGCGCATCGCCGAGGATCATTTGCGGATATTGCGCTTCTACCGCTTCGCGGCGCGCTTCGGACAGGGCGAACTCGACCCCGACAGCCATGCGGCGGTGATCGCCGCGCGCCAGTCGCTGAAAAGCCTGTCGCGCGAACGCGTCGCCGACGAACTCACCAAGATATTGGGCCTCCCCGATCCGCGCGCCATCGTCGGCCAGATGGCGGCCGACGGCATGTTCGGGGTGATCCTGCCCGAACTCGCTCCCGATTTCGCCGCGACGCTCGACCGCCTGCTCGCCAATGAAGCCACTGCCGGCGCGGCCCCTTCGGCATTCCGCCGCCTTTCCGCCTTGCTCCCGCCGGACGCACCGACCGCCGAGGATGTCGCGAGCCGACTCCGCCTCTCGTCGCGCCAGCGGAAACATCTCTCCGCGCTCGCCGCGCATCGCGCTGCCGCGCTGCCGCCCCCGCGCCAGCTTGCGCACAAGATCGGCATCGAAGCTGCGACCGACGCTTATCTGCTTGCCGCGGGATCCGACGAGGCGGCGGATGCCGCACAATCGCTGGCGGGCTGGACCGTTCCGACCCTCCCGCTCAAGGGCGGCGAGATCGTCGCGCGGGGTGTCACCGTCGGACCCGAAGTCGCGGCGCTGTTGAAAGCGGTCGAAGCGGCATGGGTCGCCGAGGATTTCCCCGATGCGGCGCGCGTCGCCGCGTTGCTCGATCAGAAGATCGGGCGCGTTAGCGACTGA